The Palaemon carinicauda isolate YSFRI2023 chromosome 7, ASM3689809v2, whole genome shotgun sequence DNA window gcctatgtggtaacgtccctgattggtgattgccagactggagttggaGTTTCACTCACACTAGTTGGTTCCATTGGtctctgcaacctctccatccttgtgagctaaggatggggttttgtggAAGCttgtaggtatatctgctgagtcatcagtagacattgcctggcactccttggttctagcttggtcaTTTTCTAGGTCAATGTCCttcatgatagggcaatgccactatccatTGTCTCTCCCATTCATAAGTGCCCTTTAAAACTTCATTCACTTATATACTTAACtgactgcgtttttttttttcatctattttccaACCTATCAATTTCAACAGCATTCAATTAAAATGTATCATGAATTAATTGCATTATAGTCATCAgggtaaaaaaaatagattattgagGATGGATTCCGTATATTAGGATGGTATCAACAAATATATTGAGACTGCGTGTCTAGTTGATGTTTCATTTTCCGTCCCTGGTCATAAAAATGGTCAAAGCTTCATAAATCATATTGATCAGACTATAGGAACTTGTCTCATTGACCTACAATATTGATATGCCTCAGGGTTGTTATGCCTATTGGTGACGCCTCTGTCTGTTGATCGCCAtgctggtgttcgagtcccgctcaaacttgttagttcctatagtgtctgcatcctcaccaaggacggagggtttggggaagcctctaTGGGagcctggtgagtcatcagcagccattgcatgaccctgcctggtcctaccttgggtggaaaggggtcatggggactgatcatatgtatatatagtcagtctctagggcattgtcctgtttgctagggtaatgccactatcccttgcccctgccattcgttattattattattattattattattattattattattttcagtttgaGGCAATAAAACTctaatgctcatttttttttcGCCATGGGGCATGTTCAATATCCTACTACCATCAGATACTGAAGAACTCTTATTCGAGATCGGCCAACGCTAATACTGGTGGAATTTCGAAAGTGTCCTTCAATTTCTCGAACGTTTCCTGTCCATCTTTACCGATCTGAATGTTTCATCTACCTTTTCCAAATCAGTAAGACTTACTGCCATGTGATTTTCGACGATCACAAAACAACGATAAAATTCTGTTACGCGAAAAATGATATTACCCGTTTGGTGTCCTTCGATTGCGGGTACTGCTAATTCGCTTAAAtttatcatcctcatcaccatcaccatctcctcccacgcctattgacaaaaaaaaggcctcggttagattacgttagtcgtctatatcttgaacttttcaatcaatacttctccgttcatcatgtaggcctgggtcttcaaactcttctcgtacctcgtggagcctagttgaaagtttggtgaactgatctctcttggggattgcgaagagtatAGCCGAaatcaaacaatctccatctacccctcaccatgatctcacctcTGATTAATTTTTAAGCTTTTCGTACTGTTGGTACGACCCAAATACTCGATTTTGCtacgaaaagaataaaaaaagtgattTACTCTATAATCACAAGGTACTCATCTAGCTTATCGCTACAGACGATTAAGTCCCCTGTATAAACAAAATTATCAATACCGAAAATTCCAACCAATGCCATATCTGTTAATCTTACAAAAGTGATAAGACTTGATTCAAGTCCAAAAAGATATTATTACATTTTGTGATCTACCATAAGGAGTGGTAGATAAGGTTGAAAgtttcatttttaggggggggggcgaGTGGAATGTGTAAGAattatataaagtatttaatagatttagataacgattttttttttataattaaaggtttaagggccgcccatgaatggaagatgcaagggacagtgacattgctctagcaagtaaGACAATAACCTagagcagtgattcttaaactggggggcacgCCCCCCTAGGGGGGtgccaggagcttccaaggggggccgcaagcagggctgctagatggtgccaatttattattttttttgggggggggagggaatattaattgcaaaatagtcaaaaacattatcactgcttccatatatatatttttttttttaattatcatctcaaaacatgccaaaaataaataaataccaaaagttatcaaagtgacacgtGTGGCTAACCCTGAGATGAGCGCGGTCAGAGTAATGTTTCCTCAGGAACTGAATGCGTCTCgtaccaccttattgctcatctcaccAGCTTTTATAATAACAAAGGGTTTGCAGTAGTCTGGCTCAGTCtgtcaaacgaagtagtgaggactttcaagtcctacataatttatttcaactattatcaagtactagtaattactacattacttttaatttatttagtatagttctgatttagaagtatttttctcttttttggggcgtgtgtgtttactgtattttCATTCATTCCTCTATAGCCGTTTTACTATTTTAAATAAGTTAtgtgcagtatcaaaaatctaaatgtgtgtgtaacacgtgaatgagaagaaaaatttgttcatatcatggtatgacttaccagcttatgcgAATATATTGTACGTTATTATttcacctgcataatatatttatttcatttgatatacctataaTTAGTGTGTTCATTTATTTGAAGCGTAAAAAGGGGAGTTATAATGAAACTATGCATATGCATTATCCATATAGGCCAGAGTGACCAGATTTTACAAATTGAAATACGTGGCATTACacaacacaaacacaatatatatatatatatatatatatatatatatatatatatatatatatatatatatatatatatatatatatacatatacatatatacagtatatatatatatatatatatatatatatatatatatatatgtatatatatatatatatatatatatatatatatatatatatatatatatatatatatataaatgcacatgaataactacgatatatataaatatatatgcatttagaatcctcataaacgtgaagatgttaagaagaaattattgtccACATGGAAGACTAAATTATCATCTagttttgtatattatatgtagCAAGAGTATAAATGTTTTTAGCAAATCTTAGTTATttctatattaagatttttttggTCTGAATGCTCaattaaatattgatttattttgcaTGTGCTCTCAGTTGCTAGTTTACACACGATTCATCTGGAAAGAGTCGCTGGAGGAGGATATGTTGTTTTGTTGCTATTTGGAGACCAGTGCCAAAGCTGATGACGTCTTCAAAGTTGTGTCTTACTTTTTCCAAGAACATGACATATCCTGGGAAAAACTGATAGGCCTGTGCACTGATGGGGCTCCAACCATGTTGGGCACACGCTCAGGCTTCGTCATAAAGGTGAAAGAAAAGGCTCCATCGGTAATTTCTACACTGCTTCATACATCGCCAGGCTTTGGCAGCAAAAACACTACCCTTGAAACTCCAGAAACATCTCAACATCATGATCAAGATTGTGAACCACATAAATCATAGAGATCTCAACACACGACTGTTTATGAAGTTGTGTCAAGATTTGTAAACAGAGCATGAGACTGATTTTCCACACCAACGTGTGCTGGCCATCAAAAGGTAACATGTTGGGACCCTTGTACGAGCTTCGAGAAGAGGTAGCACTATTTTTAGAAATTGAACAAAATGAGTACCTTGTCACCTTTAATTCAGAGGAGGTAGGCTTGTCCTTGACATACCTTGCTGATATTTTTGAAGCTTTAAATGTATTGAACCGACAGTTACAAGGATAAAAAACCAACTATAATTGTTCACTCCGATGCAATTCGAGCATTCATTGGTAAGGTGCAGGTGTGGAAGCGTCGCATCCTAAAGAAGAACACATCATCCTTTCCTCCTCTGAATGAAATCTTGAATGAGGGGAGCTTCAGTGACAGCCTTAAAACTGAGATCAAAGATCACCTTAAAGGACTGGAAAATGAGTTTCAACCTTATTTCCCTAGAATCGGTGAGAGGAGGTTTGTATTCAGTCTTGCCAGGAACCCCCTTTTCCTAGAAGTTGATGATGTTCCAGAAGATTTACAAGAGCAGTTCCGAGAACTGAAGTTTAATTCTGTGGCAAAAAATTATTTTACCTCTCTTAGTATGGAAAAGTTTtggataaaatatctttcagtttaccAGAAAATCAGTCAGCGAATCCTACAAGTGATTGTCCCCTATTCGTCTACTTACCTTTGTGAAGCAGGGTTCTCAGCATTTGTTGGAATCAAAACGAAGAAGAGAAATAAGCTTGATGTGACAAGTGATCTCCGATGTACATTGAaccaaacaccaccaaatattccccgactagttgctcaaaagagccagtatcactcatcccactgatgagtagcaTTAAGTCAAAAAGGCCAGTGGCTATAATccactttttctataatattacaaatagttaaaatagtaacaaggagaataaaaatgtagtaattataatgtcttttgttttacaatactacataaatatggataaattaatcaaTAAGGAGGGTGTGTAATatttttttgatgtggtcatgatccatgaatgattgtactaagagtaaaaattatgtttatttctgcAGTAATTAgaattttttctagtattttctatcaatgtaatgactgtaatctgtataatgctaaaacaggttgaaacaagatgaagataaaattttgttacatcataatatatttattttacccattttctacgaacaatatttattctattgaaatatagtacagtgcattcctataaaaaatcaacatcaatgaaataaaaatctatcattcatccatatactcacataaccaatgaagtatattagcatacaaaacgctacatattgtttataaaaacagtacatacatacatacggtacttcctagtttggcaaaaatttcaagggtgggcaggggggcatgggatctatgcttaatgcagaaagGGGGCACAAGGCAAAAACGTTTAAGAaccactgaccatatatacatataactagcgaacaatccccctctccacccaaactaggaccaggcagggccagaaatggctgttgataactcaggaGATAGAACTAtgggttcccccaaacacccccatctttagctcagaaggatagtgagtatgcagcgaccagaggaactaacgagtttaatgGGAATCGTGTTtgagtctagcgatcaccagtcagggacgtcacctctccaccaaagctaggaccaggagagtccagaaatggatgctgatgactcaggagatagaactTTGGGCTCcctcaaccgccccccccccctctccatagctcacaaggaaggtgaagttgcagcatccaaaggaactaacgaagttgagtgggattcgaacaacaatctggctatcaccagtcagggacgtcaccacataggCCACAAAAATCCAGTTGTTGAAATTAAAACTCACATTAATTGCTCTGAACAAGGATCTGTTATAGCATGCTCGTTAAGTTGTCTGTCATCTACAGTAATACGATCCGTTCTGTCCATGATTCATTTACCTCCACTTTAATCTGTCCTCTCTGTACAAGTGCTTCTCGATCTATGGGACTTCTATTTGGTTCGAGTGTCTCTCGGAACTTAATCTCATGCTTAATTTTATCGGTTAATCCCAAATCACCGATGTATAAGACTTATTTTTTCGAGATTTTCTAAAATATTCCAACATCTTGTATTTTGCTTTCTACacttataaatttgcattaaaagaacggtaaatgccaggcaacatttattccaggatttttaccgttttaaaaaaggatatttattgacgtaaaggagtgatattacagttaccaacccgtaaaatataagaacaaaatatggtaaaattacggtcgcctgtattttattgaaatacagctgACAGCAGTatatttttaacggagaatttccgattaaaataactaacctacgccaacgaagttgggaggaggttatgtttttgtcccatgttcatctgtttgtttgtttgtgaataacttcctggccacatttttactAATGGACTGTAATGAAACTTTCATTGATTAATTGGTATGTTAAAACGTTGGAATGATTTAGTTTTGAaaatcaaaagtcaaggtcaaagttgagcaaaTGGTCAACCGAATTAGCTTTAGGGTAAGCTTgttacgagaaataagctgccatggcggaggtttgtactctcagagtgcttttctagtttaattgTGCTTTTGTTCTACCTTTACTTTCAATCcaatccctcctctctctctctctctctctctctctctctctctctctctctctctctctctccaagattcaGTTAACAATTTCATTACAGATTCGGTTGATTCAGGGACCACATTTATTGGCTGAGCATATGCCTCTAACTCGATTAATTTCAcgtttttttattaagtaaaactAGTGGCCCTATCGATTGTTAGTTACCTTTCAAGCACatctcactagagagagagagagagagagagagagagagagagagagagagagagagagagtttctttcaaTATAAGGAAGCAGAATTTTTAATACTGAATAATTCATCAGACACAAACAGTTTACTGCTTGTAGATATTGACCGATTAgaccaattttttttaaagatacgaggctatctgagagagagagagagagagagagagagagagagagagagagagagagattgggggcaTCAATTATGTAATAAAACAAAGGAGATACATGTAAATAAACATAACTGTTTCGTAGTTTTCgattatttatttgtgttttatttgaatattttttttaaataaaagggcTTGGTATTCCTTTATGAatggtcaatcttttttttttttttttacattatttgataaatgaattcgaaaaaaaaatattcagggcaAAAGTCATGgattaaatattgccaggcatttacggttttgaacgaatatattgacgtaaaggagtgatattacggacaccaacccgtaGATTAGAATAAccttcgtctgtattttactgaaatacggctgagagcagtatatttttaacgagaatttctaataaaaaaatacatttcaaatgCGTATGTAAGCTTTTAATTTCAACACGAAATTCAGTAAACTTTCGTAGAAAGTGAGAGTGAATGAATGAGTGATATTGCTGGGATACGTTGGCATATTTATCCTGACAGGAGATGGACAAGGTAATTAACGTGGAACACAGGAATtcgaaaatgaaaatggaaaatgaaatataccTGGAAACAGTACtgtatctattaattttttttttagtccagAAAATCTTATgaacagatattttgtatttttatagcaATATTTTTTAGCCTGGTCAAAAATCTAGTTATATTTGATATAAAATTGAACATAAAATCTTTGCTATAAAGATACATGTAGATTTCTTTTTgtcaaatttatgaaaaaataaatctatggTATAACATGTTGGTGATTAAAATGACAACCTATTTATTTATTATACTGCCTGCCaagtcaactttctctctctctctctctctctctctctctctctctctctctctctctctctgagtgagtgtTACTGTTTGCTAGTGATtcccattttgtgatccgagaaaatcaAATGATTTAACACGAATATCAAaagcctatcgagtgcaatatagatacaagttttcatgaatagtcggtgattagtttgaggccGGAAGACTGGGATTAAACGTCGGAattggatagttatcttgtgaaatactaaaaatctgaacaagatggaaGCCTTtaacacaaacaaggcttggagAAATTTTGCTCCAATCAGCAAGAGCAAGAATAAATTCCTTGAGTTGGCACAACAATAACTACATCTACTGGTAACAGaggtcacaaatagctccaacAAGTgtaacggaaaaatattctcaaacatattgaaacaatatgatcaaacaaactggagcaagtctgcagaaaacattttcaaaataacagaagaaattccaaagaagatccaggtgataaagagacttataaagaaaatttacatcaatcagcacattccattcaaaaacaataaaaaattcaatatggtgaatgtgctgattgagGCGTTGGGGAAAAAAATGCATAAGTGGTGCAATACATGTATgatgtggta harbors:
- the LOC137644346 gene encoding zinc finger BED domain-containing protein 5-like, whose product is MRLIFHTNVCWPSKGNMLGPFYKDKKPTIIVHSDAIRAFIGKVQVWKRRILKKNTSSFPPLNEILNEGSFSDSLKTEIKDHLKGLENEFQPYFPRIGERRFVFSLARNPLFLEVDDVPEDLQEQFRELKFNSVAKNYFTSLSMEKFWIKYLSVYQKISQRILQVIVPYSSTYLCEAGFSAFVGIKTKKRNKLDVTSDLRCTLNQTPPNIPRLVAQKSQYHSSH